GAAAGAACTATGGGATGGAAATCCATAACGAAGCCTCCTGCTCGAAAGGCTAAATCCCCAAAAGGCCATGTACCCCAGTACATGATCTCCCGGGCTTTTATCCCTCCGTGGAGCCTCGTTATGCGAGGCCGGAAACTCTTGGACCAGGCACTCCCACTGAAGGCAGCCGGAACCCTAGTTTCCCTTTTGGAACGATGTAGGTGCAACCTATTCCTCTGCCATCCCAAAGTCAAGATCTCTAAAAACACACGGCATCCTCAACATTCGTCGGAGGAACCGATACGTCGACAAGGGGATTTTGGGAAAGCCTCTCGGAGACCCTTGGTTTCGGACCAACAGACCAGACTATGTACCAGGACGGTGTTCGGCACGGCGGGACGGTTGGGCGCCAGAAAACACTCCACCATGGACAGGAACCGGCGTGGTCGCGACTGGAATTATGACAGAACTAGAGGTCGATGAGCTGGAGTCTAAACGTGGAGGCGTACGTATCTACAGGCATGTTTCGGGTAGCCGATAGAGCGAGATTGAGGAGCAAATATCATCGGCAAGCGAAGTGACAGTATTCGATCGGGCTGAGAGGGGCGTTGAGCACCATTGTGATGGCGTCCGCATCGTAACCAAGTTCTACAAGGTTCGGTAATGCGTTGAAGAGCTCTTCTTCGGTCAAATAAGCCACGGTGTCGGGAATGCCGTTGCCTTTCAGAGAGCGCAGAATGGCACTCGACGTCTCTCCTTCTTCAGGCGGCGTATTGGCGTTGAGGGGGAAATCTATCCGGCGACGATAGGAACTTTCGAACGTCTCGTTTAACGCTTTGATGGTCTTCAACACAAGCCTGTCCTGTTCCCAGGCTTGGAGGCTCGACCCGGCAGATGGATGCGTCGCCAGCAAGTCCATGAGCGTGACCATGTTTGTATTCAACGACCGCCCGACGAATTCCCGCTGTGACTCGACCGTCGTATGCTTCATCCCCAGCTGCTTGGCCACGGCCTGAATCAATGCAAAGTTGACCATGAAGCTGTATTGGCCTCCAAACTGGCCGTAACAGGGTTTCTCGGGATCGTTCAAGACCTTCATATCGGCCGTCCCGGCATCGAAGGCGCTGAAGCCGATTGCGTCGGGCGCCAGGAGACGCATGGCCTCCTTCAGAGTTGCGAAGGCGCCGACGTTCACCGGCACCAAGACATCTTGGTCAATGGACTGCAGAAATTCCGCGATCGTTTTCCGATAGGGCACGTCTTTCCATTCAATTTTGCGGTATTCTCTTTCCCAGACCAGCTCATCGAGAAAGGGAGGGAAGGTCTTGAGCGTTGCAAGATTCTTCCCCTGAAACGCCCGGACGAACGCCGACCAATCCTGAATCGTGGCATGGAGCGATTCGCTGAGGTTGGGACGGAGATATTCTTCTTCGACTTCGCCCCCATGTTTCACCAACAATTTGGTCGGGAG
The nucleotide sequence above comes from Nitrospira sp.. Encoded proteins:
- a CDS encoding SAM-dependent methyltransferase, whose product is MLQDADALPQLIGEYKPLDQWQTHLNQLFYGLRGDKLRSYYQTFASADFRLAHALAADYFERVTKRDKAGNRHPSPADRITNDESCLTVLELGPGNGNLAACFLSHLKTLDRQNTIYRRVRYVMVDWEQPVLDMALAHPDLAVHRDRVDSHCASIEHVVGVAEATVDRIFCNELWNDLPTKLLVKHGGEVEEEYLRPNLSESLHATIQDWSAFVRAFQGKNLATLKTFPPFLDELVWEREYRKIEWKDVPYRKTIAEFLQSIDQDVLVPVNVGAFATLKEAMRLLAPDAIGFSAFDAGTADMKVLNDPEKPCYGQFGGQYSFMVNFALIQAVAKQLGMKHTTVESQREFVGRSLNTNMVTLMDLLATHPSAGSSLQAWEQDRLVLKTIKALNETFESSYRRRIDFPLNANTPPEEGETSSAILRSLKGNGIPDTVAYLTEEELFNALPNLVELGYDADAITMVLNAPLSPIEYCHFACR